A region of Centropristis striata isolate RG_2023a ecotype Rhode Island chromosome 17, C.striata_1.0, whole genome shotgun sequence DNA encodes the following proteins:
- the cckar gene encoding cholecystokinin receptor type A translates to METFTIHDMLINSTDFNKILCSFGIKNISECESEKEPSFEPKDINQTVRIVLYSLIFLLSVVGNSLIIGVLVRNKRMRTVTNLFLLSLAASDLLVSLVCIPFTLIPNLMRDFIFGTGICKLVMYFMGISVSVSTFNLVAISLERYSAICNPLTSRSWQTKSHAAKVITATWVASFILMLPYPISSTLKSFTRPNNSTGHMCRLVWPNDVIQQSWYVSLLLLLFLIPGIVMMSAYGLICLELYRGITFELSSRKSSRERQSSTGSVKPGDSDGCYLQPSKKKSVTLTPGASSRRSTVGRVCGSSSTANLMAKKRVIRMLLVIVFLFFLCWTPIFVVNAWQAFDQRSAHRLTGAPISFIHLLSYTSACVNPIIYCFMNKRFRQGMLATFTCCSCLRRSGRGGGGGGGGAGGSGRSPGNGSAKGEVGRLRSGPKTAEQNGHTPPSGASTRFTYTGVPPSAWSDIT, encoded by the exons ATGGAGACGTTTACAATACACGACATGCTCATAAATTCTACCGACTTCAACAAGATTTTATGCAGTTTTGGGATCAAGAATATTTCCGAGTGCGAGAGTGAGAAGGAGCCTTCATTTGAACCTAAAG ACATCAACCAGACGGTGCGGATCGTCCTCTACagcctcatcttcctcctcagcGTGGTGGGGAACAGCCTCATCATCGGCGTGCTGGTGAGGAACAAGCGCATGAGGACGGTCACCAACCTGTTCCTGCTGTCTCTGGCCGCCAGCGACCTGCTGGTCTCCCTGGTCTGCATCCCCTTCACCCTCATCCCCAACCTCATGAGGGACTTCATCTTCGGCACCGGCATCTGCAAGCTGGTCATGTACTTCATGG GCATCTCTGTGAGTGTTTCAACTTTCAACCTGGTGGCCATCTCCCTGGAGCGCTACAGCGCCATCTGCAACCCGCTGACCTCCAGGTCGTGGCAGACCAAGTCCCACGCCGCCAAGGTGATCACGGCCACGTGGGTGGCGTCCTTCATCCTGATGCTGCCCTACCCCATCTCCAGCACGCTCAAGTCCTTCACCCGCCCCAACAACAGCACAGGACACATGTGCCGCCTGGTGTGGCCCAACGACGTCATCCAGCAGTCCTG GTACGtgtccctgctgctgctgctcttcctCATCCCCGGCATCGTCATGATGTCAGCGTACGGACTCATCTGCCTGGAGCTTTACCGCGGCATCACCTTCGAGCTGTCCAGCAGGAAGTCCAGCCGAG AGAGACAGTCGAGCACCGGCAGCGTGAAGCCCGGCGACAGTGACGGCTGCTACCTGCAGCCGTCCAAGAAGAAGAGCGTGACGCTGACCCCGGGCGCCTCCAGCAGGAGGTCCACGGTGGGCCGGGTGTGCGGGAGCAGCTCCACCGCCAACCTGATGGCCAAGAAGCGCGTCATCCGCATGCTGCTGGTCAtcgtcttcctcttcttcctctgctgGACGCCCATCTTCGTGGTGAACGCGTGGCAGGCCTTCGACCAGCGCTCGGCCCACCGCCTCACCGGGGCGCCCATCTCCTTCATCCACCTGCTGTCCTACACCTCGGCCTGCGTCAACCCCATCATCTACTGCTTCATGAACAAGCGCTTCAGGCAGGGCATGCTGGCCACCttcacctgctgcagctgcctgaGGAGGAgcggccgaggaggaggaggaggaggaggaggtgcaggaggctCGGGGAGGTCACCTGGAAACGGCTCGGCCAAGGGGGAGGTGGGCAGATTAAGATCGGGGCCGAAGACCGCCGAGCAGAACGGTCACACCCCGCCGAGCGGAGCCAGCACACGCTTCACCTACACCGGCGTCCCACCGTCCGCCTGGAGCGACATCACTTAG